Genomic segment of Arctopsyche grandis isolate Sample6627 chromosome 11, ASM5162203v2, whole genome shotgun sequence:
attgtcTATGTATCTAAATATAAACTTGTGTATGTCgaacaatataatttatatattctattttatttttgcagcACTGTTTTTAAAATCGCCGGAGCTTTACCTATCAAGCCAAAGAAAAAGAAATTGAaagtgtaatttattatttgatatctgAATTGCCATTttgattgtacatattttattgtataatcgtattttaatgtgtaaataagtataaattttAGTCAATTATTTTTGTGATGTTAATTAAAGTCCTTTtctaatgattttaatttttttttattcataaagctaaacaaactattttaaattaacatatttaaaattaaaataaaatatacagcttaaaaatacacataatataacactcggcaacaaaaaaatatatatatatactaaagcggagactaatcaattgtTACTATGTTtgatccactgaattcgaatatgacaatgatttctgTTGGTTTCTTCTCGTCTATGAGATATAAGCGCTTTAAAAATGCACaacttttacagatttttggcttttgcaatcctaaactgaaaatttagtattgctgtgccgaAAATTAGTAtttgaatcaatagtcagatgttttttctgttgattgtgatttttattgccttcaaatacttaaattaattatctatcgaatttttaaagtcaaaaatataatttttttaaaacgcctatatctcataaacgagaggaaaccaacaaaaatccaAACTGAGTAAAAATAGATtaatctccgctccggtaatcaGTGTAATAAAATTCATGTAACATAACAAAATGTATCGACTGATCGTATagcagcattttttataatacataagttTGTTTAAGACTACAAATGAATACATCTGCACTACAGATCAATTtcgtttataattattttatttatagtttcaGATTAAAGgtaaaaatgttgatttatgCTTATGAAGGGATATTTTAAAAGGAATCGTCTATAATTTAGCTTATTTTTACGCAGCATATGAAGTATCAACAAACGAATGAAACTCTTGTCTATCATGAAGAGTCTTATGGCAACGCTGCTTTATTTGAATAGTAAAATATGCACTGCCTCATTTGATTTTCCTCTCACTATTGGAGATAGTGCTTCGATAACATAAGATTCAAcggaaattaaactttttttaagtatttttaaccGATTTTTTATCAAGTTTTGTCAAAAGTCTGATTCTTTGAACTGTAAAATTTGCTCTATGTCTTTGTCGAACACTGCCATGTCTGCTGATTCGTCGTCTGCTTCGTCATTATATATTGTATGGTTGTGTTCATTTGCATTTTTTGTCGAACTGTCTATTGAGTCTAATTTATGGTTAGATTGATTATGGTTTTCAACATTTCCTAACCGCCGTTGAGCATCAGCGTCATTATTGACGTCGTTGTTCTTTTTGTCATCTTTTTCAATCGTTGGCGGTTCAGCTGGCTCGTTATCAAAGAAGTCTCTTTTATTAACACGATATTCCGTAGACCTTAAGTTGCTTTTTGGTGtctaaaaatattgattaatcTTGTCAATGCAAAATTTTGATTCATATAAATCATACACTGTGTTTGGTGAAGTTGTTTCATTGATTAGATACTGTCAACTTTTGttatagataaaaataattaaaaaaatgcacagtATCAATTATATGATTCGAGATAATTAAGAGAAAAATTTCATTCTAGAAGGACGCTGCATTAAAATTACTTCatgagaaaatgaaaataatctaaaaaacCGAGATTGTATAATTTTCTTTGACGCATTATGAGtttttataatcaattaaagctattataataaatataaatatttaaataataattctatACGTACTTCATCACCAAAAAGCTCTCCGTTTAGCTTTCccctattttttaaattttgcttcATTCGTCCTGAACGTGAAATTGACAATGTTCTCTTTGTATCAAATGGAGTAGGTATTTCTTTAGGCGCTTCTTCTTCCgttttttcttgttttattttcatagatGATGTAGAAAATAAATTCTTGAGAAACTTCGCCATCTCAATATGCTTTTAATTGactggaaaaataaaatgacacgAATCACTCACAGTGTTTTATTTCGTCGgatttttaattcattcaatAGATCTTCTGCTGGGGAATCGACacgtttatttaaatacattgaaAACATAATGGATATCATCGATTTCGTCTATCgttcttaaatattataaatttttattttaatgacgtGGATTATTATTAACGTCGAGGACTTCGAGAGTGTCGAGACACGTCGAGAGTGTGGTAATCGAAAATATCAAAGATAAAACGAAACACACGTATCGTCAATAATGGATTTCGACTTTGCAATGCAagtcaaaacaaacaaaaaatacagtTCAAGTAAATATGgccttattatttaaaaatatgtatgatgtatTTACCGAGATATCGAAATGTAAGATTGCGAGTGTACGTGTGCCAATATGTATACCGTTTAACTGAATGCAAATTCCTGTTGGCAAAGTAAATTTTATCACGATTGTGTTATCAAGAGATTAAATAGATACTGCACTCATTTATCAGCCGATTTGGCGCAGATtcgaatgtattatatttatgtaattattatatgcgtattcttgaataaataaatatttaagatttTACTTTGTTCGTGTGacggaatttaaaatttttaaaatttaatgaatttataaaatttatcttcTCTTGGACATATTTAATGcagctattttattttacattcaaataaaacaacaaaaattgtAGCATCATATATAATCAGCAGAACAGACTAGTGGTtatcatataatgctttgaacatagtggtcacgggttcaaatcccactggtttttgctggccagaccttggatttgtgactccaggtcatcagaatttgccaatttatctaattttcattgaagcggctccaacaaattggcaaccttacccattttctcgcaaaatcttgagttttctgcaatcttgaatttcgctgaattgtataaaatgctgcaaatttacaaatttgaccataaatgtttGTGGATGTTACTGAATTTTAGATGacttgtttaaaatgctgcaaacttataaatttgaccttagatgtctctgtggatattaatttgaTTCGTATTTATggtaattattgtattattagtcacatcacgatcacccaaaagacaatttttgccatgaaaatcgctaatacggaatatttggcactcgagttctcgttagtatgatactt
This window contains:
- the LOC143918916 gene encoding uncharacterized protein LOC143918916: MAKFLKNLFSTSSMKIKQEKTEEEAPKEIPTPFDTKRTLSISRSGRMKQNLKNRGKLNGELFGDETPKSNLRSTEYRVNKRDFFDNEPAEPPTIEKDDKKNNDVNNDADAQRRLGNVENHNQSNHKLDSIDSSTKNANEHNHTIYNDEADDESADMAVFDKDIEQILQFKESDF